TATCGCTGGTGCTATCAATAAAGGAACGGAATTGCGTCATCGGGCTGCAGAAATGGGGATCCCGCTGGTGTTTGCATCGCGAGCGAGTTATTTCGATGATGTTGATCTTTTTCGTCCGGATAATATGCAGGCGGCTCAGATGGTGACCGAACATCTTATTCGTCGTGGTCATCAGCGTATCGCCTGGCTGGGCGGGCAAAGTTCATCATTACCGCGCGCAGAACGGGTAGGGGGTTACTGCGCAACATTATTGAAGTATGGTTTGCCATTTCATAGTGAATGGGTCGTGGAGTGTGAATCAGGGCAGAAGCTGGCCGCCGAAGCGATGGTTTCCCTGTTACGCAAGAACCCGACGATTACTGCTGTTTTATGTTACAACAGCGTGATTGCCACCGGTGCCTGGTTTGGTTTGATACGCGCCGGACGGCAAAGTGGTGAAGACAGCGTTGAAAGTTATTTTGAGTCGCGAGTGGCATTGGCGGCATTTGCGGATGTGCCTGAAAATGCCGTGGATAATGTTCCATTGACCTGGGTGACCGCACCGGCAAGAGAAATGGGACATCATCTGGCCAGATATATTCTGCACCGTCGCGAGCAAGGCTCCCCTGCCGCGAGAAGCCATATTATGCCTCCGCGGCTGGTGATACCGAACATGTCCTGAACGCGTTAAACGCTATGATGGCGATTACTGTTCCATAAAGCCAAATATTTCAGCAAAGTCATCAATTGATATTTTGTTGCCATTGAGCGTTACCTGGCCATTAGTGTATTGCAAATGCGAGGTGATGGCGTTGTTATCCATCGTCGTAATATGGAAAGCCTGCCCCATTGCCGCCAGAGCGTCGATCTGTTGTTTAGCCTGTTTTTCGGCATCGGATGGCCGAACACCCTGAATCGTGGCAATCTGAGCCATAAAAGCCGTTGCCATATCGACCGGAATGATCAGTTTACCATCAATGGATTTAATAGCAGAATTCGCGGTATCCATTAATGTTTGTGATCCCGTGCTGTTGTTTTGGGACGGGTCCTGTAATGCCAGAGCGAGTGAGAAAGTGCTTTCTCCCTTAGCATTGCTCCAGCTGAGGGGAGCGATAGCGAGAGAAGGGGAGCCTTTTAGCAACACAGGAACTGTATCGCTCAAAGCGTTTATCAGTGCCTGCCGGTAGAGTTCAGGGTTTTCTGCCACACCAGGCTGTCCCATTATTGACTGTACTTTCTCATTATATACCTGAATGAACTGACTCCATGCCTGACCATCAAGATTTTCCAGTTTGATGGTCAGTTTGCCATTTCCGAGATCCTGATCTTTAATTTTCAGCTTATTAGCGATGTAGTCCATTTGACTATTAATCGCTTTACCGTCGTTAGTCAGCGCGGTTTTTGCCGACATTTCCATCTCTTCCAGCACAGCAAGCTGTTGATCATTGATACTGATGGCCAGGTTATCAATGGTCATATTCTGGGTACCACTGCGCATATCAAAACGACTGGGCAGGCTGGACCCCTCGCTTTTCAGCTTATTGAAGCTCAGTTGTATTTTCTGATTATACTCGTTGAAAGTAGAGAGTTGAGCTGCGTCAAGGTAGCCGCTCAGGTTAATCTCTTTATTATGATGGTCGACGTTGACATCGAACTTACCGCCATTAAAAGTTATTTTGGTATTATTTTCAGCATAATTGAGTGGCTTCAGATCGATGACTGTCTTGCTATTACCACCATAGGCGATACGGGTGTTGGTGACGATGGGGGATTCACCATTAGCGATGGCAAACAATTTTTTATTAGTATCATTATTAGCCAGTGTCGTTTTAACCGAGGCGGCTGCCGGAATGAGATTTCCTGATTTCAGCGAACCTAACGGGAAAGGACCGTGATCAATGACGCCATCAAGTACCAACTTTTCTCCGTCAATAACTGCATTTTTGGCATGACCCGCAATCGGCTGAATGATAAGCTGAAAGTGGCTGCTCAATAGCTCACGCTGATAATTCTGCACGACCAGTTCGATACCTGCATCAGGGGCATCTTTCTGAATCTGTGTGTTGACCTGCTTTATGATATCAGGCATGCTGGCTTCTATTTTTTTCCCGCTATGGCAGGCGCCACCGATTTCTATGATGCCCAGAGCGACGATAATTCCGACTGCGACTAACGATTTCTTCATAAATATGATCCCTGAATAAAACCAGGCGATACAAATCGCCAGGTTATTGTGGCTATGATGGATAAAAGTTTAGCATATATAGATAAAAATTCAGTGAGTTCCCTGCCCATCAGGCTATTTTAGGCCAGGACTGCACATGAAATACGCATTTCTGCTGCGGTTTCCCCGCACTATCTGTGTTCCGACTGACACTGCCAGAGGTCAGGCGCTAAGTTTATTAAACACCCGCGCCAGACGGCCATGACCACTTATCTGCACCGGCGATTCATGACAGGCAATAAACGCCGACTCACCGGGAATAAGCGTTAATTGTTGTTGACCATGGCAGAGATTCGCCTCACCTTCAACACAGAAAAGAATAGCTGCGCTCCCTTGTGTCAGCGTCGCTTTTTGCGCTGATAGCTGATGTAAAGAGAAAGCAAAATCATCCACCGGGATGGGAAAACTCAGTTCAGCACCGTTTTGCTGGGGATGAGTAAGCAGTTCGTCCGTGGGTTTAGCGACAAACGTTACATTAGCAATCAGCTCCGGGATATCAATATGCTTTGTTGTTAAACCAGCACGTAATACATTATCAGAGTTAGCCATAACTTCCAGTGCAACCCCATGCAGGTAAGCATGAGGTGTTTTGGCGCACAGGAACATGGCCTCACCGGGGTTCAGTTTCACCACATTTAACAATAGCGGGGAAAACAACCCGCTGTCAGCGGGATAGAATCTGGCGATAAAACGAATCGTTTGCCAGGGTTCACCCGATTGCTCTCTGATTACTGTTTGCAATACGTTTAGGGCGTGCGTTTTTTCCTCGCCTTGCATATTCAATAAACCGGCGAATAACTGGCTCAGATGAAGGGCATCAGGATGATGAATAAAGGCGCTGATCAGCGGATGCGCAGCGATGACGGGGCGCAGTAGTGTCGCAATCTCGCTAAATTCGCGAAAAGCGTTCATTGCCAGAAATGGCGTTAAGGCAAAAACTAATTCCGGCTTATGATTCGGATCTTTATAGTTGCGTTCAGCCGCGTTGAGCGCAATTCCCGCTGTATTTTCTTTCGCAAAGCCTTTGATGGCAGCCTGCTTATCAGGATGAACCTGAATGGATAATGGCTGTTCAGCACACAATACTTTAAACAGAAAAGGTAGCTCACCAAAACGTTGTGCTGTTTTTTCGCCGAGCAGGGCCGATTTATCGTTATTAATCGCGTCACGCAAAGATTGGAGATGACCATCGGCATTGCGTATGTGTGAACTGCTCTTAGGGTGTGCGCCCATCCATAGCTCAGCCATCGGTTGATTATCAGGGTTGGCAATGCCATACAACTCGGTTAATGCTGTATAACTACCCCAGGCGTAGTTTTGCACTGAGTTAATCAGTTTTTGCATTTTTTGTCCTGCTTACATTCAATGTTAATCAGGCTATTAAATCAGTAATCTGCTAAGAAGCAACTACTGAAGGAAAAAGTCGGACTGGTCGCATTTTTTGTTGAATTTTTGGTGTAAAAATAACTCCCTTGTTTTTAACAGGGAGATAGATTATGCCTGAAACCTAATTTGCTCATCGCCAGTGAGATTACCATGTCGAATAAACCGTTTGTTTACCAGAACCCTTTCCCCTTAGCAAAAGATGATACTGAGTATTATCTTCTCAGCCGTGATTATGTCTCTGTCGCCCAATTTGCGGGCCAGGAAATCCTGAAAGTGGATCCTCAGGCACTCACACTGTTAGCACAACAGGCTTTTCATGATGCGTCATTTCTGCTGCGTCCGGCACATCAGCAACAGGTTGCCACTATCCTCAGCGATCCACAAGCCAGTGAGAATGACAAATATGTTGCTTTGCAATTTCTGCGTAATTCAGAGATAGCGGCTAAAGGTATTTTACCAACTTGTCAGGATACCGGAACGGCCATTATTGTTGGTAAAAAAGGTCAACGGGTATGGACGGGTGGCGGTGATGAGGTTGCGTTGACACGGGGAGTTTATAACACTTATATTCAGGATAATCTGCGTTATTCACAGAATGCGCCCGTGGATATGTATCAGGAGGTCAACACCGGTACCAATCTGCCTGCCCAGATCGATCTCTATGCTACCGATGGTGATGAATACCAGTTTCTCTGTATTGCGAAAGGGGGAGGATCGGCAAATAAAACCTATCTTTACCAGGAAACTAAAGCGCTGATTACGCCAGAAAAACTGAAAAATTATCTGATTAACAAAATGCGCAGCCTGGGCACAGCCGCTTGCCCCCCCTATCATATTGCTTTTGTGATTGGCGGTACCTCGGCGGAGGCGACGCTAAAAACCGTCAAACTGGCCTCGACCAAATATTATGACAGCCTGCCAGAAACGGGGAACGAATATGGACGGGCGT
The sequence above is drawn from the Enterobacteriaceae bacterium ESL0689 genome and encodes:
- a CDS encoding YdgA family protein → MKKSLVAVGIIVALGIIEIGGACHSGKKIEASMPDIIKQVNTQIQKDAPDAGIELVVQNYQRELLSSHFQLIIQPIAGHAKNAVIDGEKLVLDGVIDHGPFPLGSLKSGNLIPAAASVKTTLANNDTNKKLFAIANGESPIVTNTRIAYGGNSKTVIDLKPLNYAENNTKITFNGGKFDVNVDHHNKEINLSGYLDAAQLSTFNEYNQKIQLSFNKLKSEGSSLPSRFDMRSGTQNMTIDNLAISINDQQLAVLEEMEMSAKTALTNDGKAINSQMDYIANKLKIKDQDLGNGKLTIKLENLDGQAWSQFIQVYNEKVQSIMGQPGVAENPELYRQALINALSDTVPVLLKGSPSLAIAPLSWSNAKGESTFSLALALQDPSQNNSTGSQTLMDTANSAIKSIDGKLIIPVDMATAFMAQIATIQGVRPSDAEKQAKQQIDALAAMGQAFHITTMDNNAITSHLQYTNGQVTLNGNKISIDDFAEIFGFMEQ
- a CDS encoding Mal regulon transcriptional regulator MalI, which produces MTNVKKITINDVAQRAGVSVSTVSLVLSGKGRISTATSERVNQAIEQLGFVRNHQAASLRGGQSGVIGLIVSDISKQFYAEFTMGLTAVLESEGKIVFLTQGGYDGEKICQRFDALVAQGVDGVIIAGAINKGTELRHRAAEMGIPLVFASRASYFDDVDLFRPDNMQAAQMVTEHLIRRGHQRIAWLGGQSSSLPRAERVGGYCATLLKYGLPFHSEWVVECESGQKLAAEAMVSLLRKNPTITAVLCYNSVIATGAWFGLIRAGRQSGEDSVESYFESRVALAAFADVPENAVDNVPLTWVTAPAREMGHHLARYILHRREQGSPAARSHIMPPRLVIPNMS
- the manA gene encoding mannose-6-phosphate isomerase; its protein translation is MQKLINSVQNYAWGSYTALTELYGIANPDNQPMAELWMGAHPKSSSHIRNADGHLQSLRDAINNDKSALLGEKTAQRFGELPFLFKVLCAEQPLSIQVHPDKQAAIKGFAKENTAGIALNAAERNYKDPNHKPELVFALTPFLAMNAFREFSEIATLLRPVIAAHPLISAFIHHPDALHLSQLFAGLLNMQGEEKTHALNVLQTVIREQSGEPWQTIRFIARFYPADSGLFSPLLLNVVKLNPGEAMFLCAKTPHAYLHGVALEVMANSDNVLRAGLTTKHIDIPELIANVTFVAKPTDELLTHPQQNGAELSFPIPVDDFAFSLHQLSAQKATLTQGSAAILFCVEGEANLCHGQQQLTLIPGESAFIACHESPVQISGHGRLARVFNKLSA